One window of Prionailurus bengalensis isolate Pbe53 chromosome B1, Fcat_Pben_1.1_paternal_pri, whole genome shotgun sequence genomic DNA carries:
- the PI4K2B gene encoding phosphatidylinositol 4-kinase type 2-beta: MAESSEPGLRASAGGGSLEEEDDEEREPLLPRFAWAQPPKGAPGSAVRLVEAAGEEGAASPREAGDAELLLPSRDAPSRSSWGVGVLRGSPTHPNRKPPLGAALNTFLDDPEFADVILKAEQAIEFGVFPERISQGSSGSYFVKDPKRKIIGVFKPKSEEPYGQLNPKWTKYVHKVCCPCCFGRGCLLPNQGYLSEAGASLVDEKLHLNIVPKTKVVWLVSETFNYSAIDRAKSRGKKYALEKVPKVGRKFHRIGLPPKIGSFQLFVEGYKEAEYWLRKFEADPLPENIRKQFQSQFERLVILDYIIRNTDRGNDNWLIKYEKQQGKEVKETKWIDDKESLIKIAAIDNGLAFPFKHPDEWRAYPFHWAWLPQAKVPFSEEIRNLILPYISDMNFVQDLCEDLHELFKTDRRFNKATFESQMSVMRGQILNLTQALKDGKSPVQLVQMPCVIVERSQGRNQGRIVHLSSSFTQTVHCRKPFFSSW, encoded by the exons ATGGCGGAGTCCTCCGAGCCCGGGCTGCGGGCGTCAGCCGGCGGCGGGAGCTtggaggaggaggacgacgagGAGCGGGAGCCGCTGCTGCCGCGGTTCGCCTGGGCCCAGCCGCCTAAGGGCGCCCCCGGGAGCGCCGTCAGGCTCGTGGAGGCTGCCGGCGAGGAGGGCGCGGCCTCCCCTCGCGAGGCTGGAGACGCGGAACTGCTGCTCCCGTCCCGGGACGCGCCCAGCCGCTCCTCCTGGGGCGTGGGGGTCCTCCGGGGCTCGCCCACCCACCCGAACCGGAAACCGCCCCTGGGTGCAG CATTGAATACATTCCTGGATGATCCTGAATTTGCTGATGTTATATTGAAAGCAGAGCAAGCAATAGAATTTGGAGTTTTTCCAGAAAGAATCTCTCAAGGTTCAAGTGGAAGTTACTTTGTGAAGGATCCTAAGAGG aaaattattGGTGTATTTAAACCCAAATCAGAAGAGCCTTATGGTCAACTGAATCCAAAATGGACCAAATATGTTCATAAGGTCTGCTGCCCTTGCTGCTTCGGTAGAGGCTGCCTGCTTCCTAATCAGGGATACCTTTCTGAAGCTGGTGCCTCCCTTGTGGATGAAAAGCTGCATCTGAATATTGTACCTAAAACAAAG GTGGTTTGGCTTGTCAGTGAGACATTTAACTACAGTGCAATTGACCGTGCAAAATCTAGAGGCAAAAAGTATGCTTTAGAGAAAGTGCCAAAAGTAGGTAGAAAATTCCATCGGATAGGACTCCCCCCTAAG ATTGGTTCCTTTCAGTTATTTGTTGAAGGTTACAAGGAGGCTGAATATTGGCTTAGGAAATTTGAAGCTGACCCTTTGCCCGAgaatattagaaaacaatttcAGTCACAGTTTGAAAGATTAGTTATTTTGGATTACATCATCAGAAATACAG acaGGGGAAATGACAATTGGTTAATCAAATACGAAAAGCAACAGGGAAAGGAAGTTAAG gaaacGAAATGGATTGATGATAAAGAATCACTTATTAAAATAGCTGCAATTGATAACGGTTTGGCATTTCCTTTTAAGCATCCTGATGAGTGGAGAGCAT ATCCATTTCACTGGGCTTGGCTTCCTCAAGCAAAAGTTCCTTTTTCTGAAGAAATAAGAAACTTGATTCTACCATATATTTCCGACATGAACTTTGTGCAAGATTTATGTGAAGATCTTCATGAACTTTTTAAG ACTGACAGAAGATTTAACAAAGCTACTTTTGAAAGTCAGATGTCTGTTATGAGGGGTCAG ATCTTAAATCTTACTCAGGCATTGAAAGATGGGAAGAGCCCTGTCCAGTTGGTACAAATGCCTTGTGTGATTGTGGAACGCAGTCAAGGTAGAAATCAGGGCCGCATTGTCCACCTCAGCAGTTCATTCACCCAGACCGTCCACTGCAGGaagccatttttctcttcctggtag